In the Pogona vitticeps strain Pit_001003342236 chromosome 2, PviZW2.1, whole genome shotgun sequence genome, CCAGCGGGAGCAGCGTGTTTAGACAGGCGTGGCAATGATTCAATTTGTGAGCAGTCGTCATTCTTCCTGAGTGAGACCCACTGAGATTCACGTTGGTCCGTGACAGGGTGAGCAGGAACGTTGGAATGAGGGAGGAGCCCTTAGAGCAGGGCCACAGATCGTGACGGTACAGAAGTCCAAGTGGACAGATGTGCCAGGAGGGTTTGACTCAAGACACAGAACAGGCACCCAGAGGTGTCTCTTCCTGGCCTACAGAGTGTGGCAAGAGAGAGCCCTGAATTCCCATTCAGAGCCGGGGGACATATCTTCATCAGGCAAGAGCAGAGAATACACCCCTGCAAGCACCACGAGGGCAGCTCCTGGGTTGGGGTTTCTCTCCAACCAGAAGGTTATTTCCGCCCCGTCTCCCAGTGCCAGCTGGAAAGTTCTCAAGTACTGGATCGGCTGAAGGGGGTCCCTCGGTTGGTCTTTCGAATGGAGGGAAGGCAGGTGGGGTTAGAGGCTGGAGCCCTGCCCTGCCCGAGGAGACCTCCCTGCTCCCCTTCCCAGAAGGCCAATCCTCAGGAAGTCTTTGCACGTTTCTGCCATGCACCATTAACCCGCTTTAGGATTGGACCAAGACGTCACGAAACAGGTCGTCATCCATAAGAATGGAAAGAATGTGCCCTGCACATTTCTGTTCAAGGCGCGATGGGGCAAATAAGAGACAGCAACGGTCAGAgagtttccattttctctctcaacATGATGGAAATGGTCTGAGGAGAGTCTGAAAGGGGTCATGGAGGGATCTCTCATTAGCATGTGAAGATTTGTAAGGGCTCTGGATCTCTTCAGGAGCAGAAGATCAGTTGAGATTGTCCATCCTCGGAATGGGAATATGGATCCAGATGGAATTCCTGAATGTTCTGGGGGAATTTCCAAGAGCTAGAGCTGGTGATCATGTTGAAACCCTGGCTGACCTGTGGAATTGGGGAGATGACCCCCTTCCGGGTTGACCGAGTCATCCACTTcggcttttattttctttggacTGCAGGAAATGTCTTTTTGGCATTCCTCCCTAATATCTTTTGTTTCAATCTACGTTTCTTCTGGTTCTGTTCAATTGAGTTTAACAATGCAAAACTGTTTTTTATAGAGTTCAGattaatcagaaatgttatttaaataatattttgacactatgattcttttagaagaggtagccatgttaatatTTGCtagcgtatcaggcaaaaacaaaagaaaaacaatttttttaaaaaaggcaaaaacgtCATGGCATCTCAAGAAATCACTGGTATATTTGaacgtgagctttcatgaacacaaaagctcacattcaaatatagtagttagtctttaagatgccacaatgtgtgtgttttctaaattgtttttctctttttttttgcctgatatgattTCTTTTCCAGCTTCGCTCTTGTTTTTGATCCTGACCACTCACTCGTTCATGGTCAATGCCACAGTGTGCTTCTGGTCTTCTTCTGGCAGAAGGAAAGCAGCTTCTACCTCTCCTGCTTCCAATAACGTCGTCTATCTATCTGATTCCTATATTACAACCACCACCACGTTGGTGTCCACATTACAGCCAGCTGTTGCCTTGCTCGAAGCCTGTATTGGCAGGAAAGGACGTGGTTGGCTCCACCGAATTCTATCCGTCATCCTCTTTTGCTTCTGACTTTGCTTCTGGTCAAATTTTCCATcagcatttggttctgctttcttCCCTGCTTGAGCCTTTCCaggcccaccccacccctgtgcaTCCTTCCCGTATGATGATGaatgctcctcccccccccttgattttCAGTCTGTTCCTTTTGATGTGGAGGGAAACAGAGAGTTCAGGGAAGTTAGAAGGAAATGGTGAAAGACCTGGTTGTTGAGGACAGAGCTGCATGGAAGCAGGTGGCCGCTTCCAGGGGAGGGCTGCTTTGGGGGCGGGGCGGACGATGACTCTGGCCTCACAGAATGCTTTCCTTCTCATCTGTTCTTCTCTCAGCTCCAGAAAGCTCCAGTCCTTGGTTTTGGGACAAAAAGCACATCGCTAGTCGAATCGCTTGCGGTCCGATCAAACGGCAGCATCCACACGGGCTTTGACTTTGAGCGATCCACCCCGCCCCTTTTAAAAGCGGCCCCGCTCCTTGTTGGCACACCGCTTGGGCTACAGTCATTTTGGTGCAATTCAGAGCATTTCTAATTAGCCCATTCTGTAGCCCGTGTGCATGCTTGATTTGCACCAAAACGGAGTTGTGGGCAGTTTtctctgaggtgacaaccctgtgaggaaCTTGGTAGGTTGTGGCATGGAAAGCGACTGTGGAGAacccctccctcctccattttcctctgctgctttaatttttaaaaactgtatttcccTATTGATGCAGTGCTGTTGTAgattgagtttttaaaattctgtttgtttgactgactgtttgatttttatactagccatctgaccaatggtcaccctgggtagtttacaaccttaacaataacataaaaacaaacaagtacATCAACTTGTatttaaaaaacccctcaaaCTTCAAAACCAAACTTAGGTACTGTAAATGAGATACGTTGGTGGCATTATGTTTACCATTCTAGGCAGACGCCTTGCTGCTTTGCTATGTCATTTACTTCATTTAattaagaaaaaagaggaaaagggggagggaaaggaaactcACCACCGTCAGCTGAATGATGGCCAGGGAAATAGGTGGGAAAGGAAGTGGGAAGGAGATGGTCATTAATCCCTCCcccttgggtcattttaaggagagaggcagggtaaaataattaaaataaataaaatataactaATAACCAAAAGGAGATCAAACTGGAGTGATTCATGGGAGAAGAACCATccatcagtgtgaatggaaggatcgtTCCAGTGAGAGAAAAAGCACGGTGGATAAGGCCCTTTTGAGCATGAACCCGAccgctccatctctctctctctccctcactcccAATTCTGGACATGCCTTTCTACTAACATCCGCTTCGATGATCAGACCAGCTAAATGGGACTTTGTCAGGGCAAACCTGACGCTGCTCGTCTTCCTGGGAGGCTCAAGTTGATTTTGAGACTATCGGATATTGGACAGAATTCTTTGACGGTTGCCGGGTggtgaagggaggggagggggaaggaacgTGGGGCTGCCTCATGTGGGGTGATGTTGCCGCAGCACTCTGGGGTGTCACACATCCTCTGAGAACATCTGTATAAAGCTGGCGGTGCAGGTTGTCCGCAGGGCTGGGGTGGGGCGATGTGGGGCCATGTCGCTTCTGAACAGGCCTGAGCTCGGCGTGCGCTTCCGGCCGTGGACAACGTTGCCTGGCTGGGGTGGTGGCGAAGGGCACCGTTTGAGGGCAGACGGTCTGAGTCGGAATCCAGGAAAGAAGGGGATGCGGAGGGTTGCTGCAGAGCGGCACAAGAACCAAGGGGCCTACTACCacacaaaaaacaataaaaaaaaatacaaaacaataagaTACAATTTCACAAGTgcccccatcaccttcaggaaATACACATTCAAATTATAAAGACATAAAAAAGTTCAGCACCCAGTAACTGAACAGAAGGCTAGGAATGATACCACTGAAGGTCACTGAAAAGCTCAAACGGGGGTGGGGGACAGGGGCAGGGTGGGGTGCAGATGCCGAAGCGGGGACCTCCCTCCCACTTAGTTTGGCTGCACGGAGCAAGCCGGTCTCCTCCCTGTCCCTATTATCACGGAGAAACCTCCCCACCACTAGAGAAGCCTTTGTGGCTTGCTTTGTCTGCTGAAACAGTGATGCAACAAAAGGGAACATGTTTGTTACACAGGAATGTCTTTGGTGATTTACTGATGCCTTTGAGAGCAAATGCCTATGAAACAGGGACTAGAAAAGAAATGCATGAGCTTCTTATTCCGGGCGCAGTGCTAGTGGCACAGAACTGCCCAGCAGGGCTTTTTGGGAGAAGGGCACGGGGGTCTTCCCCAGGACCCTGTAGCAGCCGTAAGGCAACGGTGCCTTCTGACGGTGGGCGCCCCCTTCCTCTGGGTGATGACACCCTGTTTGTTCTTTCTGATCTCTCTTCAGGACCCTGAATACCTGGAGGAGATGCCTGCTTGGGGTCCCTGCTGCTCACCAAGGCCCTTCCATGGGTAGCTTCACCACTGCGGGGGCCCAGAAGAGAACAGCTGACGATGGATAGCCCTCCCAAGCTCACTGGAGAGACCCTGATCGTCCACCACATTCCCCTGGTGCATTGCCAGGTCCCCGACCGACAGTGCTGCCCCTCCAGCAAAAGGACCAACCCCTTTTGCCAGGCAGACCTGGGGGTGGTGCGGACCAGCTCCCAACGGGAGCGGGACCTCCTGCAGACCGACTCCTTGGTCTACAGCAGCTGTCTACAGCAGCTGGCCTCCGAGGCTGATCTGACCCTGGCCCCGGAGGACAAAGAGGACAACGCCCCCAAGGACCCGGCCCTCTCCGGCACCCACAAGCGGCAGAATCCCTTCGTGCTGAGTGCGAAAGAGGCCCAGGACCTCTACGAAGATGACCCACTGGAGCAGAAATCCTTCCATCTGCACAGCAGCAAGCCTGCCTTCCGCCTGCATGAGATGACGCTGCCGCCGTTCCGCCTGCACGACACCAATCCGGTGGTGAAGCCGTGGAGCGCCACCAGCCGTCTGGACGTGGCCGAGGGCCAAGAGGACAAGCTGACTAGTGACGACCTTCAGACAAGGAACCGCCTTGCCCCAGAGAGCATGGAGCTGGATGAGTACAGTTGCCACCACGAGGACGCCACCACCTTCTCCTTTGACCAAGAATGGGCCAACGACTCAGACGAACTGATGCCCCACCAGGAGGCGAGCTGCAGCCGGACGTGCAGCTGCTCCAGCTCAGAGTTCCAGCGTTGCCGGTGCTACAGCCTCTCGAGCCAGTCCGAGCCGCCGGACCAGCAGATGGGCTACATCAGCGACTCCTCCTGCAACAGCTCCGATGGGGTCCTGGTGAACTTCAGTGCCCTTTACAACAAGATGAACGGCCACGCCCATCCCAACCTGAACTCGGGCCCCCTGTCCTGCGACGACTCCTCCTCCGGCAGCCACTCGGACACGGGAGCCTTTTACCTGGACCTCCACTCCTCGCCCAGggactccaaaatgtcctgcgaGTCCCACGACCCGGACGGCTCAGGGAAGGCCTGCGGGTGCCGCCACCCCTCTTCCCCCGTCTTGGATGCCAACTGCAACTCCTACCCGCCACTCTGTGACCCGTGCGCCTCGGAGGGCTCCGACCTCACCGCCTGCTTCCAGAGCCAAGCGCGGCTCGTGGTGGCCACCCAGAACTACTACAAGTTGGTCACCTGCGACCTGTCTTCCCAGTCTTCTCCGAGCCCGGCCGGCTCGTCCATCACCAGCTGCTCGGAGGAGCCCGCCAAAGGCAGCCCGCTGGTCCAGCCGACGGAATACTACCTGTTCCAGCAGCCGGGGCCCCCGCCGGGGGGGAGCGACACGGAGGGCTCCCGGGCGGAGTCCCAGGGGGAGGCCGAGAAAGAGGCCCTCGAGGGCCAGCTCTACGTCAACGtctcccctccctgcctctctGGGGGGAGGCAGCGCTCCCGCAGCTACGACCGCAACCTGGACCGCAGCCCCACAGGCCGCCTGGGCTCCCTGGAGCGCATGTTGAGCTGCCCGGTCAAGCTGAGCGAGACCCCCGGCGTGGCGGCCCAGAGCTCCCCGCCCAAGCGGGTCACCTCTTTCGCCGAGCTGGCCAAGGGCCGGAAGAAGAACGGCTCCTCCCCGCCACTCCGGGCCAGCAGGGACTCGTCCCTGGAGTTCTCCCCCATCCCAGAGTGCCAGAAGGACAGCGCCGCCTTCCTGAACGACTGGGCGGCCCGGCACTGCCACAGCCTCCCGCCCATGCCCTTGGCCCACTCCCTCAACCGCAGCTGCGAGAACAACCCCGGCTCCGAACGTGGGACGGCTGCCCCCCGGAAGGACGGCCTGGCCTCCGGGGAGGTGCCCGAGCAGCCCTTTTTCTCGGTGGCAACAGAGACGGGGGCCGGCGTTGGCCACAAAGACATTCGGGCCAGAGCTGATGGTAAGAGCTTGAACTTGCCGGTGGCGGCTTCCCTCTGGCCGCCGGTCCGGGAGAACCGGAGAGGGGCCCCTGCCCGGATCGCCCAAGACCCAGACAGCCAGGGCCCTCCCTGAAGGCGGGGGTCCCACAGGGGCGGGGAGGTGGGGCCAAGGCACCTTCTGGATCAGGTGGGCTTAGGCTGGCACAGGCGGGCACCGGTGGCTCTCCTCACTGAGCTGGGCTCCCCTTGGCGAGCAGGACGAAACGAGGTCTGGGGGCTTTGGTtgccttgcggggggggggatgaaaaaggGGCAAGCCACCGGTGCTTCCCTGACCCTCCTCACCTGGGGTGGAGCGCTTTCCtgcgggaaggagggagggaggaagcgtggatTTTGCTTAGCACCtcgttgttgttgatgatgttctTGAATTCTTGGGGTTTTGCTGTGTGCCTCGAGGTCAGTGTTTTAACTCCAGAGTAACTCAGTCAGCAGGAGTCCctcctatatgtgtgtgtgtctgtgcacatgcgtgcgtgcgtgcgtgcgtgcatgtgtgtgcccaAGGCTTCCTGAACCCAGGACCCTGCCTGGGGGTTCCTGCCTCCCGAGCCCCGGAGAGGGCCAGAGGCAGCCCCTGCGCTTCCACCACAGCCCttctccacccccctccccaagtgGTTTCTCTGAGGTTCCTTCCTTGTCCATCTTCTCCCTGCCCCTCCTTCtcatgaggaggcagggctcctACCAGGTAGGAGCTCTTTGCATTCCAGCTGCTGCTGGCGTTTCGACTTATGCACCGCTCCCTGGCGCTTAAAAGCTCTCCTTGGGCGGTTTACTATTTAATTAAGGAGGCTACAAcaccttcctctctccccctcccccaaatggaTCGACCtcggaaggagggaaggctgagccGCCGACCCCAAGCGGGcgacctgagcctgttgggatcgaACCCAGGACCCGAGTGGCATCCTTGACTGCCAAACTGCAGTTCAACCCCTGCACCGCAGGGCTTGTGAGCGAGCGAGGGAGAGCCCAGCCGACAAGGTTTTGAGGGGGAGAGGGAGCAGATTGTCCACAAAGGGGGGGACCTGCGTGGGACTCTGTGGAGGAGCCAAGAGGGGCACTGAGGCAGGGCAGGAGGAGCAGCTCTGAGAGAAGCCACGTCTTTCTGGGGCAGTGTGTGGGCAAGGCCAGCCAGGCAGCCGGGCCCAGGTATTCTGTGTGGGAGGGGGGCGGAGGTAGCGAGGGCTGAGCCCACCTCTTCAGCTGAAGGAAGGCCACCGGTTGCCACCGAGACAGACACCCTTGGGGTTTTTAGCGCCAGGCACGGTGGGCGATGCTCTTCCGCTGGCACTGCCTCGCCCTCCAGAGGAgcctctcctttccctccccctgccctgccctgccctgccctcctgtGCCCAGCTCTGAGCCATCACAGCGTGGCAGTGGAGAGGGCACCGTGGCACCTGAGTGGCTGTGTGGCACTGGGGGAAGAGCAGATCCATGCTCAACCCCCCCCTGCCCCTGGGCACCCCAAGCTCTTCCCCATACCCGTGGGGCAGACGTGGCCCCACGCACTTTTTGTGCCAGGGCAGGGTTCctgggcagggagaggcgcttggGGCTGGCAAGGGCAGGGTTCAACGGGGAGTCCGTGGGAAGGCCTGGAACCTCCCTGGGGGGTTGCTCGCAGCTGGCCTGcctaaaccgcctagagtggtcgcaagaccagacaggcggggtacaaatgaaacaaaccaacaaacaagcaagcaaataaacccAGCCGGCAAAGCTCGACGAGGCCAGGGCTCCTCCTGTGGCCGAGGGCcaggctgcctttctctctctccagctcCTGGGCCCACcccgtggggtgtgtgtgtgtgtgtgtgtgtgcttgggtTGGGGCCagctctcctccccttctcccaccccacaTCACCTCTCCGTCTCTCCCCCTGCAGGCGGTGCAGCGGAGGGCAAGGTGGTGCGCTACAGCAAGGACCAGCGCCCCACCACCCTGCCCATCCAGCCCTTCGTCTTCCAGCACCACTTCCCCAAGCAGTCCAAGGCCCGGGCGCTGCACAGCCACTTTGCCGCCAGCCTCTCCCAGCTCTACAGCCTCTCCGCCGCCGCCTCTGCCGCGGCCGCCGCCCGCTCGGCCAGCCAGCCGCTCTCCTCCACCTCCCAGTCCTCCGCCTCGGCCCCCTCGGCCGACCCGCCCGGGGCGGGGGCCCACCTGGTGCCAGGCCAGCCGCGCTCTGCCGACGGGGCTGCCGCCCTGGGCGAGGGGCCCCCCAAGAAGCCCGTGCCGGAGACCACCCGCCCCTCCCCGCTGGGCAGCTACTCCCCCGTGCGGAGCCACGTCCCTTTTTTCCAAGGCCGggacccttcctcctcctccggctccCCGACCCCCGAGAGCCACCCGCCCCGGAGCAGGTCCTGCCCGGTCTCAGCCAACCTCCTGCCCGCCACCAGGCCCTCTCCGGCCACGGGCAGCCACGCTTCCAATGTGGGCCCTCGCGTGGACGCCCTGCACAAAAAGGAGAGCCCCCCGCCGGTCTCCGGGAAAGAAGGGCCACAGGAACTGAAGtacgagcgcccggtcggttccCTGGCCCCCGTGTTGTCGTGCGGACGGAGCTTGGCCAGAGCCGGGGGCCACCCGGAGCCCCAGTGGAAGGGCAGCTGCAGCGAGGCCATCGGCGGGGGACCCCTGAGCGCCATGCTCTCCCGGCCACTCAACGGTAGGTAGCTGGGGTGGAGCGGGGGGGGAACAGGGGGCTGGGGCTGCCCCGGGGCTTTCTGCCCCCCCGCCACCGATCTCCCCCAGCAGCCGCGATGGCAGGGAGCTTCTGGGGGGGGCGGTCCCACAAGGTCCCAGCAGGACCTTTCCGGCAGCCTTGAGGGCTTGTCTTCATCCTTGAAAGAAGAGGAGCCAGAAGCAAACCCCTCTCGCTTGGCTGCTCTGCCctgggggggcggggtggggtggggacaagaGGGCTGGGCTTCCTCGTGGGCAGGGGCCAGGTTGGGACCAACTTttcatcagcccccccccccttttctgctcTCCTTTTGGAGCAACTCCAGGACTGTTTCCAACAGACaccgcacgcacacacacacacacacacacacacacacacacacacacccgccagcCTAGACAGCTTTTTTTCCTGGCCCACCACTTGCTGTAGGTCAGGAGGGggcgctctcctcctcctcctcctcctcctcctcgtgggCATGGCCAACGCCTCTTTGGGCCACCTCCTCCCATCAGGTAACAAGGGCAGGTGGCCTCCAGGGATGGCCCACGTGGAGACGTCCCTACACGTGAGTTGCGCCTGACGTGTCCTtgaaggatgggggggggctccttcaTCCCTGGGGGGCCTGGCAGGCACCTCACCTCTCTCTGGTGCATCAATGGAGTAGaagctctccctctctctccccctctctctccttggCTTCAGGTGGTCCGTTTCCTATCACGTCAGAACTGGCTACCTAAGCCTGTGAGGGCAGCCACAGCTGAGGGCCCTCCGAGGCCTCACCCTGTCCCAAAGCCTGGGATATGGCTTTTTATCATCATagaatcaccataagttggaagggGAAcccctaaggccatccagtccaaccctctccTCAAGTTAGGAGGCTGCACATGTTAGGGATCTGTGCCTTAGCTGGACAGCCTCTCCTGCAGTGCTCTCtcgcacgctctctctctctctctctctctctgccccccccccagccccccaggTGTGCCTGTGTCTAGGGGCTGTTTCCAACCTGCTTCCTGCGTTTGTGGCCTCTGGGGAAGGGTGGAGGCTGTGGGATTGCCACTAACAAGCTGCCTCTGTCAcgcgctctctctctccatctctctcctcctgtcccccccccctctctgcctgcctgcctgcctgcctttcctcGGGGACCCGGCCAGCCAACCACCTCTCTCCGCAAGCACTCAAGTGGCGGGAGTACCGGCGAAGGAACCCCCTGGGACTGGACCGTGTCTCGGGGCTGACGGGCAGCCTGGaccagaagcagcaggaggggcGGCTCCCCCCCTGGAGGAACCCCATCTTTGAGTTCCCGGGTGCCTTGAACATGGGGCGCTCCAGCTGCAGGCTCAATGGTGCGCagcctccccctctccttccccccctttctgctGCCAGTCTGGCCTTGCATGGTCTGTCCGTCCCCCGTCCCCCAATCCCCATGCTCAGGCCCAGGAAAGGGCTTTCCTGGAGGACTCTAGAGGGAGGGACCCACAACCCCCCCCCGTGGGCCTCTTTGATGGATGGAAAAGGTCCCGGTCAGCGCTGACCAGGTCCAGCTCTTGGCTGCAGCACGAGGCACCTCCTGCCTGCAGCCTCCGCAGCCCATGGCTGGACAGATGCTCTCCCAGTGGGGTGTGCAAGCGGAGGGTTGCGCCTGCCGGCCCGTGTCCCGCACAACAGAGGCCCCTGGAAACCTCTGGATCTGAAGCAATTGATCTTAGGAGCAGGGCCGGGGGTCGGCTAGCCTGGTCAGGGCCGGTCTGGGTGGGGGCTCTGGCTGCCACTGGCAGCCCTCGCTTTCCAGGGCTGGACGGCGTCCGGCCGGCCCCTGGTGCCCCCTGGCTGCTGTGAGTTGTGTTCAGCGTTGTGGGAACTTGCTGGAACCGCAGGCAAAGGGCCCCGCAGGCGGCCACCCGTCTCAGGTCAGAAGGAGCTCCCGAAGGAGTCCACGACTCTGCCATTTATTCCACCCTCTCCGAAGTGAGCACTTTATGAAATAAGACTCGAGGTGAGGGTTATAAGTCCTGAAGTATGAAAAGTAAAAAATGTCTTTTAGTCATGGAGATTCCAGGGgtccagcagacaagcttcaggccaaaggGGAGAGAAGGGCTGgcccgcttctctctctctctctctctcagctgtaGCGCTGGTCGGTCCCGCCGTCTCTCTTGTGGCCCCGGGAGGCTGTCGTCCCGAAGCTCTGCTCGGATGCTCTCGCGCAGGGCGGCAGGGTCCTTTAGCCCTGGTGTAGCTCCTTCCTGGGGATCTGGCATCCCCAGGCCACCTTTTGCAAGGCGCGGGGCGGGAGGGAGCATCCCCTTGGCCCTTAGGCGCCGGCCGGGCCTCTCCTCCTTCCgcccgctcgctcgcccgccctcCACCCCTTCCCCGTCCTCAGGGGCCTTCGGAGGAGCAGGAAGGGCTTGGCTCGGTCCGTTCTCCTCGGAGGAAGGGAAGGCAGCCAGGAGGCACCTGTGTCTCTGACCCACCTCCCTTTTTTGCCCCGATGGGGTGAATGCAGGACACTCGGTGAGACCACCGCCCCTCAACTACTTTGACTTCTTCCCGGACTATTTCTCCTTGGCTGAAAAGCCCCCGGCCGAATTCTGCCTCTCCCCGGATGGCAACACGGAGTCCATCTCGGTTGATCTGGCGCAAAAGAAAGGTGAGCTCCTGTGGCCGCCGCTTGGCCCCTGCGTGCACGGGGGAGCCCGGAGGCGGCCTCAGTCCTGGGACGGCCGGTCTCTCGGGTCCCCCGGCGACGGTCTTCTCTTGGCCCATTCCGTGCCGCCTGTGGGGGCCGTGGTGCTTGGCGAGACGCATGGAGTCCGAAAGCATGGCCTTTTGACCCTCGGGGCCCTTTTGCCTGGGAAGCGGATGGTGGCCCAACCAGGGACCTTTGGGGCATGGAAGGGGGGTGTCCTCTTAAGGGCCGGGGGTGGTGGTACGTGAGAAGAAAGTGACCGGAAGAGAGGGGGTGGCAGGGAGGTGCCCCAGAGCAAGGCTCCCATAAGCAAAGGTCCCGAGGAGGGAAGAGGCAGAAGGAACGCACGCGCACGCAAGCTCTCCAAAGGGTCTGCAGAGAGGCTGGTGGGGGGACGGCCCTCCCTCCGCAGCGCCTGCCAGGAgggaggcctggcgtgctctggaggGGGAAGGCGCCTCTCCCGGAGGCTGGCAGGGGTCCTCTGGCTCCCGGGAGGCCTTCCTTCGGGTTTTCAGTGGCAGGACGCCGGGATCCGATCCTGGCATCCTTGCCTTGCGTTTGGGGCGGGACTCTGGCACTGTGGGCGCCAGGCCCTTTGAGCTCTTCCCACCCGCCCCCGCCCGTGCTATTCTCTGAGGCCTGGTGGGCgaggggagggcagggcaggTGAATCTTAGCTTCCCCCCACCagcttcctgccccctcccctcccttccttggGGGATTCTTGTCTTGGAACCCCCACCTGATGCCCCTCTCGGAGCAGTGGCAGGGCTGTTCACCGCCTGGGTTAGACAGTGGAAGGAAAAAGTGGTTGGGGGAGGCAGAGACATGCCCAAAATCTTGACATGGGGGGGGGCTGTGATCTGGCAGTCTCCTGACCCCCTCTTTGGCCGACTCTGTGTCTTCCTGAACCCTTGGAAGAGCTTTTGTGGGGAGGGAGCCCTTTTGGGTCAAGCCTGGGGGTCTTTGGGGGGTGGTCTTGGCCACGTGTGTCTCTCGGGCAGTGCCAGGAGGCCTTGGCTGCCCAGCTGAGCCAGGACGGTCATCCCcacttcttctcttctctttctgcccACCAGGTCTTGTCAAGGCGGTCAACATGGCTGTGGATTTAATCGTGGCACATTTTGGGACCAGCCGAGATCCTAGGGTGAAGGTGAGCCTGGTGGCCCCCTTACGACCTGCCTTTCCTTCTGCCTCCAGCAagtcaggggggagg is a window encoding:
- the RUSC2 gene encoding AP-4 complex accessory subunit RUSC2 isoform X2; amino-acid sequence: MDSPPKLTGETLIVHHIPLVHCQVPDRQCCPSSKRTNPFCQADLGVVRTSSQRERDLLQTDSLVYSSCLQQLASEADLTLAPEDKEDNAPKDPALSGTHKRQNPFVLSAKEAQDLYEDDPLEQKSFHLHSSKPAFRLHEMTLPPFRLHDTNPVVKPWSATSRLDVAEGQEDKLTSDDLQTRNRLAPESMELDEYSCHHEDATTFSFDQEWANDSDELMPHQEASCSRTCSCSSSEFQRCRCYSLSSQSEPPDQQMGYISDSSCNSSDGVLVNFSALYNKMNGHAHPNLNSGPLSCDDSSSGSHSDTGAFYLDLHSSPRDSKMSCESHDPDGSGKACGCRHPSSPVLDANCNSYPPLCDPCASEGSDLTACFQSQARLVVATQNYYKLVTCDLSSQSSPSPAGSSITSCSEEPAKGSPLVQPTEYYLFQQPGPPPGGSDTEGSRAESQGEAEKEALEGQLYVNVSPPCLSGGRQRSRSYDRNLDRSPTGRLGSLERMLSCPVKLSETPGVAAQSSPPKRVTSFAELAKGRKKNGSSPPLRASRDSSLEFSPIPECQKDSAAFLNDWAARHCHSLPPMPLAHSLNRSCENNPGSERGTAAPRKDGLASGEVPEQPFFSVATETGAGVGHKDIRARADGGAAEGKVVRYSKDQRPTTLPIQPFVFQHHFPKQSKARALHSHFAASLSQLYSLSAAASAAAAARSASQPLSSTSQSSASAPSADPPGAGAHLVPGQPRSADGAAALGEGPPKKPVPETTRPSPLGSYSPVRSHVPFFQGRDPSSSSGSPTPESHPPRSRSCPVSANLLPATRPSPATGSHASNVGPRVDALHKKESPPPVSGKEGPQELKYERPVGSLAPVLSCGRSLARAGGHPEPQWKGSCSEAIGGGPLSAMLSRPLNGHSVRPPPLNYFDFFPDYFSLAEKPPAEFCLSPDGNTESISVDLAQKKGLVKAVNMAVDLIVAHFGTSRDPRVKAKLGNSSVSPNVGHLILKYLCPAIRDILSDGLKAYVLDVIIGQRRNIPWSVVEASTQLGPSTKVVHALYSKVSQYPELTSHTMRFNAFIFGLLNIRSLEFWFNHLYNHEDIVQGHYQPVGFLPLSHGVCQGLFEELLLLLQPLSLLPFSLDLLFEHRLLQMGKEQQQQKELLRVKRDLALSAHSTLQLMRTQGSSPERICEAWGGSGRDPRAQALQATAALAREGAGSRAKGEGAPSEGAERREDAGSDGQPQEAPQGGAEPKKDKQASWWYQLMRSSQVYIEGSAEGARFVRYEQRKKVGAAARQGVPKKGPPPREGVVEGAEACPITEAPFTDRPPREADNPAGEPVPKEEPPAKGEAKEKGHPFWMGSPPDSVLAELKQVAEEESGSAPKPAGSLGGSGSSALEGSLPKWGHLFGSRKVPKDPKHASRLPSGWLSLDRSVFQLMAQTVGASVWREAASQPERLVPGVPPLHPRQQQRQQRRPPDRSAALEASCEVKALCHHLASEAGHLSFKKGDVLQVMGKVDADWLRCGRGAESGLVPIMYVTHREDEDY